The sequence below is a genomic window from Selenomonas ruminantium subsp. lactilytica TAM6421.
GGAACAGGTGATGGAAAAGTTCAAATCCCACGCGGGAAAGTCTATCTTTATAGGTAACCACCACTCTCTCAACATGGCCTTCAAGGACTTCATCCAGCATCTCGAAAAAATCTTTGCGCTTCTCAAAACTTATCCCGCTGGCAATATCGGAATATATGCCTGAAATGGTGTAGCCATTGGAAAAACAGAACTGCTTCAATAAGGAAATCTGATTTTCAAGGTCTGGCTTCTGCTTGGCTGTCGATACACGAGCGTAAATAAATGTTTTCCGCTTCATGTCCTTATTCAAAAAGCCGTACACATCTTCTTCATTGTAGTCATAACGCTTGTTGGGCAGGACAGTCACTCGGATTATGCCAGTTTTGACATACTTGGTCAGTGTAGGGCGTGTTATTCCAAGGACACGGAGCACATCTTTGGCTAACATGATACAATCCTCCTTCCTTGGCTTGATTATACCATATATTATATAAAATATGAATTTTAATTTAATATTTTTAATGAATCATTGCACTATGGCAATCGCCGCCACTGCCACGATCAGCAATAGCTTACAGGACACCCTGATGTTGTCAAACATACCCAGATCCCTCCCAATTTCCATGCAAGAAAAAACACTAAGCAAGAATTCCAAACAATCTCCTGCTTAGTGTTTCGCTATAAATCCTATTCTCCTTGCAAAAGTTCAATAAATTTTCGCGCAGCCTGGGATAAATGTTTATTTTTGCCAAAAGCGACCACCAGCTGACGATCCTCCACTGCCTCCTCCAAATTGAAGAAGCAGGGCGGTTCTGACCAGCGGCCGTTGTTGACCACCATGTCCGTCACCAGCGTAGCCCCCATACCGGCTGCGCAAAGTTCAGCTGCATCGATGATGCTGTTGGCTTCAAAAACCACGTCCGGCCGGCATTGTGTCTTCATGCACAGGTCACTATACAGCTGGGACATACGGCGGTTTTCCTGCAGCCGGATAAAGGGCTGGCCATGCATGCGGGCAAAGGACATGGTCGGATAAGGTTCCCCATCCGTCCGCTTGTACTTCTGGGCAAAAGGATGATGGGGCGGCAGCGCCAATAAGGTCTTTTCCTTCAGCAGCGGAATCCGTTCAAAACTGCTTTCCAACGGCTCATAGAGCAGGGCAAAATCCACTTCCCCTGCCGCCACCGTGGTCTTCAATTCACTGACGCTATGCTCCTTGACCATCAGGCGGATGCCCGGATAACGGCGATGGAATTCGATGATGGGCTGCGTCAGATAACAGGAAGAGCGGGTGCGGGAACTGCCGATGATGAGCGTCCCTGTCTTGAGCCCCGTAAGGTCTGCGGTCTCCTGCACCAATTCATGATAGATCCGCTGCATTTCCCGGGCCTTGCGCACGTAAATCTCCCCGGCTGCCGTCAGCTGCAGCGGCGTCTGGCTCCGGTCAAACAAGGGCAGGCCAATCTCCCCTTCGATCTTCTTGATGGACTGGGATAAGGACGGCTGAGACACAAAAAGTCTCTTGGCCGCCGCCGAAAAAGTCCCTTCATTGGCCGCCTGCAGTACATATTTCCATTCATGTTCGTCGATCAAAGTAAGTCCCTCCAAAAAAGCCCCCGCAATCAAGAGAGGGCTTTTCTAACCTTATGCTTCTGTTTTTTTCGCCTGCTCTGCAATCTGCTGGCGCACGCTCTCCTGCGTGGGAGCCGTATAAGCCGGCTGCACAGGCTGCGGTGCCGGGCCTGCTTCTGGCGTTATGTCAGGCGTTGCCGCAGCAGACTGAGGGGCAGCTGTCTGGGCTGCCTGGGCAGTCTGCTGTTGTACGGGCTGAGACGGCTGCGCAGGCTGGGTGCTCTGCTGCTGCACAGGCGTTTCCAACGGGGCATTGAGTACCTGGGAAAAAGCATTCGTAGCCTTCTTGAATTCCCGCACACCCTTGCCCACGGAGCGGGCAATCTCCGGCAGCTTGCCGGGGCCGAAGACGATCAGCCCCACCACCAATATCAAGATAAGTTCTGGTACACCGATTCCAAACATGGTGAATCTCCTCTCATCCGTTCCTGTCAAAAATCACGGTCGCCGATAAAATCCGCCACCTGTACAAAGGCATCTTTGATATCCGCCGGCAGATCCTGCGGAATCACCTGACGTGCCCGTTCCAGATATTCATCGGCCTTGGCCTTGGCCATCTCCACACCGTCCGTAGCCCGGATGATGTTCAGGGCACGCTCTACCATCTGGCTGTCCATCTCCGGGTTGGTGACGATATCGGCCAATTCGGCTGCATCTTCGCTAACATTCAAAGCATGGATAACCGGCAAGGTCACAATGCCCTGGCGGATATCATTGCCGGCAGGCTTGCCGATTTTCTCTGAAGTCTGCATGATATCCAGCACATCATCTGTGATCTGGAAGGCCATGCCAATGCAGTGGCCATACTCTGCCAGCTTTTTCGTATCTTCCTGCGACAGGCCGCCCACCAGACCGCCTAATTCACAGCAGATTTCCAAAAAATCCGCCGTCTTCTTCTGAATGCGCTCATAATAATTATCCAGATCCTTGACCGCCTGATAAACGGTATGATCCTGGATGATTTCCCCCACGCTGAGATTGCACACGAGTTCTGCCAGACGCTTGGACACGTAATCGCCATAGCCGCCTTCTGCGATCAAGCCGAAGGCCCGGGCAAAGATATAGTCACCGCCCAGGATAGCGATCTGATTATCCCATTTGGCATTAGCCGTGGGTTCGCCACGGCGGGTATCGGCCGCATCAATCACATCATCGTGCACCAGAGAAGCCGTATGAATGAGTTCTAGCGCTTCTGCCAGCGGCAGCACACGCTCCAGCGAAAAATCATTGCCGCCTCTGGCTGAAAGCAGGCACAAGGCCGGACGGATACGCTTGCCGCCAGCCGTCACCAGATGGGTGCCAACTTCATTCACCAATTCTACCGAAGAAGAGACTGCCCCGATCAGCCCTTCATTCAGCACGTCCAAGTCACTCTGTATTACATCAAACATGGGGTTTGACACATCTATCACCTACATTAGTCTTTTTCGCATATCACGCATTTTACTATTTTACTACATTTTTGTTCGTTTGTCATTATTATTTCTGCCTTTGACTTGCTGCCCGTTATGACGTATTATTGTAAGGAAATGAAAATTAAGGAGTGAAGGCTTTGCTGAAAATCACTATGGCCCAGATGGAAGTCATCCCCGGGCATCCCGATAAAAACACCGCCACCATGCTGCGCATGATTGACGAGGCAAAAGAAGAACAGTCCGATATCATCATCTTCCCGGAAATGGCTGTTCCCGGCTACCTGCTGGGTGACACCTGGGAACAGAGCAGTTTCCTGGCCGACTGCGAGCACTACGGCCAGGAAATCATCGCCGCTACCCAGGACATCACCGTCATGTTCGGCAATATCGCCATGGACTGGGAAAAGACCAACAACGATGGCCGGGTACGCAAGTACAATGCCTTCTTCACGGCGCAAAACGGCCGGCTGATCAAACCTGCCGGACAGGATCAGCCCTTCGTCATCAAAACCCTGATGCCCAACTACCGGGAATTTGACGATACCCGCCATTTCTACAGCCTGCAGCAGCTGGCGCTGGAACAGGGAAAAAGCCCCGCTGAGCTGATTGCCCCGGTAAACATCACCATCAAGGGCAAGGAATACAGCATCGGCTGCCTGCTCTGCGAAGATGGCTGGAGTGACAACTACGCGCTGGAACCCTTTGAAGTGCTGCGGAAAAATGGCTCTATTGACTTCTTTGTCAATATCTCCGCCTCTCCCTATACCCTGGGCAAAAACGGCAAACGCAATCGTGTCTTCGGCGAACAGGCCGCACGGGCAGGCAAGCCGCTCTTCTACGTCAACGCCATCGGCCTGCAGAACAACGGCAAGACCGTCTACACCTTTGACGGCGCCAGCACGGCTTACAATGGCAAGGGCGATGTCTGCGCCATGAGCTTGGAATACAAAGAAGAACTCACCATTGTAGATTTAGCAGAACTGGAGCAGCTCCCGGCCCTGCCCGAAGACAAGGAACCGGATATTGCCCACATCTATCGCGCCTTGCACTACGGCGTGGGCCACTTCCTGAAAAATATCCACATGAGGAAAGTGGTCATCGGCATCTCCGGAGGCATTGACTCCGCCGTTGCCGCCGCCCTCTACGCCAAGATTGTGGGCCCCGAAAACCTGCTGCTGGTCAATATGCCCAGCGTCTTCAACTCCGCCACCACAAAAGGACTCAGCAAGCAGCTGGCCGATAACTTAGGCTGCCAATACACCGTGATTCCCATCCAGCACTCCGTCGATCATACGGTAGAACAGCTCTCCGGCACCCCCATCACCTATCTGACCGACGGTTCCACCCAGAACCTTACGGTGTCTTCCTTTGTGACCGAAAACATCCAGGCCCGTGACCGCAGTGCCCGGGTGCTGGCAGGCGCCGCAGCTGCTTTCGGCGGTGGCTTCACCTGCAACGCCAACAAGGCCGAGACCACCGTCGGTTACTCGACGCTGTACGGTGACCAGTCCGGCTTCTTAGCTGCCTTGGCTGACCTTTGGAAGCATCAGGTTTACGCCCTGGCCCATTATATGAATGACGTGATCTATGGCCGGGAAGTCGTGCCCCAGGGCATTATTGATATCGTGCCCAGCGCGGAACTCTCCTCCGCCCAGAATGTGGACGAAGGCAAGGGCGATCCCCTGAAGTACCCCTACCACGATTATCTCTTCCGGTCCTTCATCGAACGCTGGCAGAAGGCCGCACCGGAAGATATCCTCGAATGGTACGCTGCCGGCACCCTCGAAGAAAATCTCGGCTGTGAAGCAGGTCTGGTTGAAAAATACTTCCCCACCGCCCAGGAATTCATCGCGGATCTGGAACGCTGGTGGAACCTCTTCACCGGCATGGCCGTGGCCAAGCGCATCCAGGCACCGCCTATCCTGGCTGTCAGCCGCCGGGCCTATGGCTTTGACCACCGCGAAGCCCAGAATGGCCCCTACTATACCTTGAAATACCAGCAGCTGAAAGAACAATTGTTACAGGCATGATAAAAAAGACTGTGCAGAACGTGTAGATTCTGCCCAGTCTTTTTTCTTTATAAGGTAATCGCGTCCATGGTATTCAGCAGCGGCATGATCACTGCCAGCACCAAAAAGAACACCAGACCGCCCACGATAAAGATGGCCGCCGGTTCTGCCAGCGCCTGCAGCCGGGCGGATTCATTTTCGGCCTGCACCTGACAGAAGGCCGCCGCCTTGGCCAGCATCTCTTCCAGGCGCCCCGCCTCTTCCCCAGCCTCCAGCATTTCAGCAAGAATCACCGGGAAGACCGGGCATCTTATCATTGCCGTCATCAGCCCACTGCCCTGCTCCACCTTCGCCTGCACCTGCAACAATTCCCGCTCCAGATAGCGGTTTCCGGCTACAGGGGCTGCCATCCGGATCGCCTCGTGCAGGGGCAGCCCCTGTTCCAGGATCATGGCCATAGTCCCCAGGATCAACGCCCAGCCGGAATGACGGGCCAAAGATCCTGCTAAGGGCAGCTGCAGCACAAATTGATGATAACGATAAACCACCAGCGGCTGACGGGCCAGCAGCAAGATTCCCAAAGCCAAAACGCTGCCCACCGCCAGAGTTTCCATTCCATAGATCTGCAGGAAATCTGTCAAAGACAAAAGCACACGGGTGGGCCAGGGCAGTTCCACCTGCAGATTCTGCAACATCGAGGCAAAGGCAGGCAGGATAAACAACGCCATAAAGATCAGCATTCCCAGAGCAGTCAGACCAAGAATCGCCGGATAAAGGAGTACTGATTTCAACTGTTCCCGGGCTTTCACCGTCTGCGCCAAAAAATCTGCCAGCCGGCTGAAAACGGCTTCCAATGTCCCTGCCTGCTCCCCAGCTGCCACCAGCCTAACGATCCGCGGCGAAAAATTGTGGCTTGCCTCCATAGCTGCCGCCAGGGATTTTCCCTGCAAAACCTGCTGATAAAGACCATTTATCAAGTGGGCATAAGCATCTTTGCGCCCGCCAGCCAGCAATGCCTTGAGCCCCTCATGAACCGGGATTCCGGCACTCAGCAATACTGCCAGCTGGCGACAGAATAATGCAATCTGCGTATCATCCACCTTGCGGCCAGCGAATAATTGTCCAGGATGCCACCTGCCTGCACCAGATTCCTTCTGCCCTTCTTCCTGTAACAGGGCCGTTATCCACAGGCCCTGCCGTTTTATCTTACGGGCAGCCTCCTGACGGTTGGCCGCCGCAATCGTCCCCTTGAAAATCCTACCCTGCCGGTTGCTGGCTTCATAACGATAATTCATATTGTGTCCCCCGCGCCTGCGCCATTACCTGTTCCCCCATGGATCTTTCAAGCAATCCTGCCTGCTGCATTTTCTGAACAGCCACTGCAAAAGTCTGCATTCCCAGCTCCTGCTGGCTGAGCATCACGGAGGACAACTGGTTATACTTTGCCTGACGGATCAAACTGCGCACCGTAGCATTAGCCAGCAGTACCTCCACCAATGCTGTCCGTCCGCCTCTAGCAGCGGGAAGCAATTGCTGGGCAAAGATCCCCTGTAACACCTCTGCCAGCAGCGAACGCACGCTCGCCCGCTCTTCCAGCGGAAACATCCCCTCCACGCGCAGGACAGCCGCAGCCGCACTGCCACTATGCAAAGTCCCCAGCACCAGCATCCCCGCTGATGCTGCCGCCAGAGCCGTCAGCATCGTCTCCTTGTCCCGGATTTCCCCCACGAGGACCACATCCGGCATTTCCCTGAGTCCGCCCCGCAGAGCTTCCGCAAAATCATAAAAATCCCGGCCCAACTCCCGCTGACTGATAAAACATTTATCAGGTTGGAAAACATATTCGATGGGATCTTCCAATGTGACGATATGATACGCTCTCTCCCGATTCAATGTTTCAATAAAAGCCGCCAATGTCGTGCTCTTACCAGAGCCAGTCCGCCCGCAGACCAAGACCAGCCCTTGATCCAGTTCCTTGATCTTCTGCCATGCCTGCGGCGCATTGATTTCCGCCAAAGTCGGAATCCTCTCCGGCAACAGGCGGATAGCCAATGCCGGATAACCTTGCTGACGATAGGCATTGACACGAAACCGCCGTCCCGCAAAGGTCCAGGAAAGATCGATATCGCACTCCCGCGCCAGCCGCTTCCGTTGCCCTTCATCCATGATAACAGCGTCAAACGCAGCCATAAATTGCTCCGTCAGCGGGCGGCCATCCATAGACACCAAGACTCCGTCACATCGCATATGCGGCCTTTGTCCCACGGTCAAATGAATATCCGACGCCTCTTTTTCGATAGCTCTGCTGATAATGCCCTGCCAATCCACGTCATCCCCCATACCATATCACCTCGTATTTTCTAATAATAATGTACTTCTTCTACATTCACCCTCCAATACCTGCAAAAAAAGCACCTCCAGCGGAAGTGCTTTCTATTATCAATCATCTCTTATCTTTGACCTGCTTTTTGCAGGAAATGCCGTAGGGCACCGGTGAAGCCTGCGGCTGTTCCCAACTGGGCAAAGGCAATGCGCGTATGCTTGAGCAAGGCTGGCGGAAGCAGTTCAGCCAAGTATTGATGCAGGCGCGGTTCAAAGAATTCCCGCTGGGCCATCACGGCCCCGCCCATGATCAAAACCTCCGGATTTACGACACAGCAGATCTGGGCCAGGCCACAGGCCAGTTTCCGCGTCATATCTTCCAATGCTGTCAGGGCTTTTTCCTCACCAGCTGCCGCCCGCGCAAAAACCTCTTCTCCCGTGGCTGCGCCTGTGTTCTGCAATAGCGCCGTCATGCTGGCCAATTGTTCCAGAGAGCCGCCCGCAAGGGGCAGGAAGCCGATTTCACCGGCTGCCGCAGCCGCGCCATGAACCAGATGACCATCCAGCACCAGTGCGCCGCCCACACCTGTACCCACAAACATGCAAAAGGCACTTTTCGCGCCTTTGCCTGCGCCCAGCCAGCTTTCCCCCAGTCCTGCGGCATTCACATCATTTTCTACAGTACAGGGCAGCTGCGTCAGCTTTTCGATTTCTTCCCGCAGCTTCATGCCGCTGTAACCGGGGAAATTAGGCCCGGCAAAAATGACTTCCCCTTTTTCAGCATCGATAAGTCCCGGTGAACATACCGCCACCCCTGCAGCCTGACCGTATTCTTTTTGCAGGTCACAGACAATTGCCGCTATTTTCCCGGGAATCGCACGGCTGCCATCTGTTTCGACCTTGGTCAGGACCTGACCTTTGGCCAAAATCTGGCCATCCTCCGTCATCATGGCATATTTGATTGCCGTACCACCGATATCTATGCACGCATATTGCATCCTGATCCCCTCCTGTGCTAAAACAAAGGCACCAAACGATGTTGGTGCCTGAAATTTTCATTTCTTCTCAGCCTACTAATTCATAGCCAGCTTCTGTGATGACCTGGGCAAATTCTGCCTGAGGGATTTCCCGTTCTGCCGTCACGGTTGCCGTGCCTGCTTCCAGATTCACTTCCACAGCCGTAACACCTGCCATTTTCGACAAAGCATCGTTTACATGCTTCTGGCAATGGGCACACATCATACCTTCAATCTTGAGTTCTTTCTGCATCGTCTTATCTTCCTTTCTGACAGTTGCCTGTCCTACCTGATTATCTATTTCTGCAGCCATGCCCGCTACATTCCCTGCAGTCTTGAATGACCGCAGCCGCAAAGCGTTCAGGACCACACATACACTGGACATGCTCATTGCTGCCGCTCCGATCATCGGGGAAAGCTTGATGCCAAAGGCCGGATACAAGAGCCCCGCTGCCAGAGGGATGCCAATGATATTATAGATGAACGCCCAGAAGAGATTTTCCTTGATATTGCGGATAACCGCCTTTGATAACCTGATTGCGCTTACAACATCCAGCAGATTGCTGCGGATGAGCACAGCATCCGCACTTTCCATGGCCACATCCGTACCGGCACCAATGGCCATCCCGATATCAGCCCGGGCAAGCGCCGGCGCATCGTTGATGCCATCGCCCACCATGGCCACCTTATGCCCCTGTGCCTGCAAGGCGGCAATATGCTGCTCCTTGGCAGCGGGCAGCACACCGGCAATGGCCCTCGTGATTCCCAGACGGCGGCGCACCGCTTCAGCCGTGCGCTCATTGTCGCCGGTGAGCATGATGACCTCCAGCCCCATGGCCGTGAGCTGGGAAATCGCCTGCCTGCTGGATTCCTTTTCCTTATCTGCCACCGCGATAACGCCAAGAAGTTTCTTCTCTTTGGCAAAGAGTAAGGGCGTCTTGCCTTCTGCCGCCAGCCGTTCCAATTCCTGCTGGCAGTCCGAAATATCCACACCCTGTTCTGCCATAAAGGCCTCGTTGCCAGCCATATAGAGCTCGCCTCTGACTTTTCCCTGCAGGCCGCGGCCGGGCACCGCCTGAAAATCGCTTATGCCTGCGGGCGTTACGCCCTTTTCTGCCGCATAGGCCAAGACCGCTTCAGCCAGGGGATGCTCGCTGTTCTGCTCCAATCCCGCCGCTAAGGACAGGAACTCTGCCTCCGGTATCGACAGAGCCTGCAGATCCGTAACCTTGGGCTTGCCTTCGGTAATGGTTCCTGTCTTATCCAGCACCACCGTATCCACAGCCTGGGCCGTTTCCAAGGCCTCGCCGGATTTGATGAGGATGCCGTTTTCCGCGCCTTTGCCCGTGCCCACCATGATAGCCACAGGTGTAGCCAGGCCTAAGGCACAGGGACAGGAAATGACCAGAATGGAGATAGCAATGGAAAAAGCAAATTCCACGCTTGCGCCCAGGGCCAGCCATATTCCGCCCGCCGCCAGTGCAATCAGGATGACCACCGGCACAAAGATGCCGGCAATCCGGTCAGCCAGCCTTGCCATGGGCGCCTTGCTGGCACTGGCTTCATCCACCAGGCGGATGATCTGGCTGATGGCGGTATCGCCGCCGACCTTTTCCGCCCGGAAATGGATGGCACCTGTCTTATTCAGGGTGGCCGAGGTCACCTTATCCCCTGCCTGTTTGAACACGGGCAGGCTTTCCCCGGTGATGGCAGATTCATCGATGCTGGTCTGCCCGGAAATCACCGTGCCATCAGCGGGCAGCCGCTCGCCGGGACGCACGATGATCTCATCCCCTGCCACCAGTTCTTCCGTGGGCAGGGATAATTCCTGGCCGTCCCGCAGGACAGTGGCCTTTTGCGGCGCCAGCTCCATAAGCTTTGCCAACGCCTCCCCCGTCCGCCCCTTGGCCTTTGCCTCGAGGAATTTGCCCACGGTGATCAAGGTGACAATCATCCCCGCCGATTCAAAATAAAGGTTGCGACTGTATTCTTCCACCAGCGCCAGATTGCCATGGCCGAGCCCCCAGCCCATGCGGAACACGGCAAAAGCACCAAAGAGTGCAGCGGCCATGGAGCCCATGCCTACCAGGCTGTCCATATTCGGCGCGCCCTGCCAAAGATTACGAAAGCCGTTCAGATAATACTTCCGATTGAGATACATGATGGGCAGAATTAACAGGAACTGGGCAAAGGAAAAGGTGATGGCGTTCTCCGGGCCGGCGAACAATGCCTGCAAAAGCTCCGGCACGGGAAGCCCCAGCCAGCCAAAAAACATCCGATGCATGGCAATGAACATGACCGGCAAAAGGAATATCACCGACCATAACAGCCGCTGCCGCATGGCTGCTGCCTCCCTGGCCAAGGGATCATCTTCTTTTTTTATGGCATCTACAGCCTTTTTTCCTTTGACACTGGCACCATATCCGGCCTGTTCTACGGCTGCAATGATCTGACTTGTATTGATTTTCCCTTCGTCATAGGTCAGCTGCATGCTGTTGGTCAACAGATTTACACTGACCTCCGCTGTGCCAGCCAGTTTTGTCACAGCTTTTTCCACTCGCGCCGAACATGCCGAACAAGTCATGCCAGTGATGTCAAAACGTTCTTTTTTCATCATTCACCTTCTGTCAACGTACCATTTTTCCTAACAGCGTAATCAGCTCATCGACCACCTGGTCATCGCCTTCACGGATATCGTGAACCACGCAGCTGTTGATATGCTGAGCCAATAACTCTTTGTTGAAGGCTCCCAAAGCCGCCTGAATGGCACTGACCTGCACCATGATATCCACACAGTAACGATCCTCCTCCACCATACGGCGGATGCCCCGTACCTGTCCTTCAATGCGGTTCAGACGGGATATCAGGCCCTTATACTCCTTGCCATCCTTATCGCGATGTTTATGTTTTACGTCCTTGCAATGACACTTTTCCATAGGAACCTCCTGAATACAAACACATACCCCTCTTGGGTATATTCATCATATACCTATGAGGGGTATGTGTCAAGGACTGTCTACAGCACTCTTGTCAATTCTTCCCTTGTGGTCAGCCCTGCCGCAGCTTTGGCCTCGCCGTCAGACCATAGGGTTCGCATTCCGCCCTGCCAAGCCAGCGCCTCCAGCTGTTCCTGACTTTGACCGATCAAGATGGCCTCCCGGATTGACTTGTCAACTACCATCAGTTCATGCAGCGCCAGACGGCCGCGATAGAGTTCCTGTTCCTTGTCCACACAGCGCCGTACCAGGCGCTGGGCCAATACCCCGGACAAGGTTGCCGCCAAAAGATAAGGCGGCACCTTCATTTCCAGCAGGCGCAGTACCGCAGCCACCGCACTTTCCGTATGCAGGGTGGTCAGGATCAAATGACCGGTCAATGCCATACGCACAGCCAGCATGGCCGTTTCTTCATCCCGGATTTCCCCCAGCAGAATTCCCTGAGCATCCATGCGCAGAATGGCACGCAAGCCGTTTGCATAGCTAAGACCGGCCTGCGGATTGACCTGGATCTGATTGATTCCCTGGATATGACGTTCAATGGGATCTTCCAAGGTCAGCCAGTTTTTCTCCACCCGGTTCACTTCCCGCAGGGCTGCATATAACGTCGTCGTCTTGCCTGAACCCATGGGGCCACAGACGATGAGCAAACCTGACGGCCTATGGATGAGTTCCCGGAATTTCGCCTCGTTTTCAGCGGTAAAGCCCAATTCGCTCAATGTCAGCATCTCATCCTGCATGTTCAACAAGCGCAGCACTAGCATCTCCCCGCCAGCCACTGGCATGGACGCTGCCCGGATATCCACTTTTTTTCCCTGTTCCTGAAAGATAAAGGCACCATCCTGGGGCTGCTGATGCTTGGCAATGTCCATGCCTGCCAATACCTTGATCCTGGACACCAGCATGGGGGCCAGATCTCCCGGCAGCTGCCAAGGCATCACCTGCAGCAGGCCATCAACACGCAGGCGGAAGCGCAGACTCCGTTCCCATGGTTCGATATGCAGGTCGCTGGCCCCGGCTTCCAGCGCCTGCAGGATCAGGAAATCCACCAACCGCACCATGGCTGCGCTGCTCCCCGTAGTCCCTTCCGCGCCAGGAATCTGTTCCTGACGGCATTGATTGAGCAAAATACGCCAAAATGTATCCTCATTCTGCATAGCATCCCGACCTTTTTCTTCAAAAATTATTAAATCAAATATCTGTTCGTTGTGCACATGTTTTTCTCCTGCCATCCCTGCTGATTATTTGCCACCTGCTCCATAATGTAATATACTTAGAACAAGTTCTATCCGGAGGTATGATATTATGAGCGACTATGAAAAGAAAGGCTATCTGGTCAGCGATTTTCGCGTCTTCCGCCTCAAAGATGCTGCCCTGAAGCCCATTCCTTTTCATTATCACGATTTTCATAAGATAATTATGTTCTTGGACGGCGCTGTGGACTATGTGATTGAAGGCAAAACCTATCATCTGGCACCCCGGGATATCGTCTTTGTCACCGCCGGCGAAATCCACCGGCCCGTCTTCA
It includes:
- a CDS encoding metal-sensing transcriptional repressor, which translates into the protein MEKCHCKDVKHKHRDKDGKEYKGLISRLNRIEGQVRGIRRMVEEDRYCVDIMVQVSAIQAALGAFNKELLAQHINSCVVHDIREGDDQVVDELITLLGKMVR
- a CDS encoding heavy metal translocating P-type ATPase; translation: MKKERFDITGMTCSACSARVEKAVTKLAGTAEVSVNLLTNSMQLTYDEGKINTSQIIAAVEQAGYGASVKGKKAVDAIKKEDDPLAREAAAMRQRLLWSVIFLLPVMFIAMHRMFFGWLGLPVPELLQALFAGPENAITFSFAQFLLILPIMYLNRKYYLNGFRNLWQGAPNMDSLVGMGSMAAALFGAFAVFRMGWGLGHGNLALVEEYSRNLYFESAGMIVTLITVGKFLEAKAKGRTGEALAKLMELAPQKATVLRDGQELSLPTEELVAGDEIIVRPGERLPADGTVISGQTSIDESAITGESLPVFKQAGDKVTSATLNKTGAIHFRAEKVGGDTAISQIIRLVDEASASKAPMARLADRIAGIFVPVVILIALAAGGIWLALGASVEFAFSIAISILVISCPCALGLATPVAIMVGTGKGAENGILIKSGEALETAQAVDTVVLDKTGTITEGKPKVTDLQALSIPEAEFLSLAAGLEQNSEHPLAEAVLAYAAEKGVTPAGISDFQAVPGRGLQGKVRGELYMAGNEAFMAEQGVDISDCQQELERLAAEGKTPLLFAKEKKLLGVIAVADKEKESSRQAISQLTAMGLEVIMLTGDNERTAEAVRRRLGITRAIAGVLPAAKEQHIAALQAQGHKVAMVGDGINDAPALARADIGMAIGAGTDVAMESADAVLIRSNLLDVVSAIRLSKAVIRNIKENLFWAFIYNIIGIPLAAGLLYPAFGIKLSPMIGAAAMSMSSVCVVLNALRLRSFKTAGNVAGMAAEIDNQVGQATVRKEDKTMQKELKIEGMMCAHCQKHVNDALSKMAGVTAVEVNLEAGTATVTAEREIPQAEFAQVITEAGYELVG
- a CDS encoding GspE/PulE family protein → MHNEQIFDLIIFEEKGRDAMQNEDTFWRILLNQCRQEQIPGAEGTTGSSAAMVRLVDFLILQALEAGASDLHIEPWERSLRFRLRVDGLLQVMPWQLPGDLAPMLVSRIKVLAGMDIAKHQQPQDGAFIFQEQGKKVDIRAASMPVAGGEMLVLRLLNMQDEMLTLSELGFTAENEAKFRELIHRPSGLLIVCGPMGSGKTTTLYAALREVNRVEKNWLTLEDPIERHIQGINQIQVNPQAGLSYANGLRAILRMDAQGILLGEIRDEETAMLAVRMALTGHLILTTLHTESAVAAVLRLLEMKVPPYLLAATLSGVLAQRLVRRCVDKEQELYRGRLALHELMVVDKSIREAILIGQSQEQLEALAWQGGMRTLWSDGEAKAAAGLTTREELTRVL